Proteins from a genomic interval of Gluconacetobacter diazotrophicus PA1 5:
- a CDS encoding LysR family transcriptional regulator, with amino-acid sequence MAHVARGYDLNLLQAMNVLVEESSVTGAAERLHVSAATMSRTLSRLRETFHDAILVQSGRHMVPTPRALQMQPRVSQILSAISDLYRPRHALDFTGLTPTFRIRAADVVIGPYAEALLSALRADCPDTTLIFTAESNGDDSDFLRQGGIDLYIGATALLRPEIMRQTLFESRFRGVVRAGHPILLGKITPQALVAYQHIAVSRRGRRRGPIDEVLADQYGLERTVALLLTSFYAALQGLAHTDLILPAPDILTDAAMLDRLGLYGFPLPLDLEPVTIFQAWHPRHDTDQVHQWLRRTVLRVMSPRAPIIKPETAQAL; translated from the coding sequence ATGGCACATGTGGCGCGCGGCTACGACCTCAATCTTCTTCAGGCGATGAACGTGCTGGTCGAGGAATCGAGCGTTACCGGCGCGGCCGAGAGGCTGCACGTCAGTGCCGCGACCATGAGCCGCACCCTGTCCCGCCTGCGCGAGACGTTCCACGATGCCATTCTGGTGCAATCGGGTCGGCATATGGTGCCAACACCGCGTGCCCTGCAGATGCAGCCGCGTGTCAGCCAGATCCTCTCTGCGATCAGCGATCTGTATCGTCCACGGCATGCCCTGGATTTCACCGGCCTGACGCCGACCTTCCGTATCCGGGCAGCCGACGTGGTGATTGGCCCATACGCGGAGGCGCTGCTGAGCGCCCTGCGCGCCGACTGTCCGGACACCACGCTGATCTTCACCGCAGAATCGAACGGTGACGACAGCGATTTCCTGCGACAGGGCGGGATCGATCTCTATATCGGCGCCACCGCGCTCCTGCGGCCCGAAATCATGCGCCAGACCCTGTTCGAGAGCCGCTTTCGCGGTGTGGTGCGGGCCGGTCATCCGATCCTGCTGGGAAAGATCACACCGCAGGCGCTGGTAGCGTACCAGCACATCGCCGTCTCGCGCCGAGGGAGGCGACGGGGACCGATCGACGAGGTCCTTGCCGATCAGTATGGGCTCGAACGCACTGTCGCGCTGCTGCTGACCTCTTTCTATGCCGCGCTGCAAGGGCTCGCACATACCGATCTGATCCTCCCGGCACCGGATATCCTGACTGACGCGGCAATGCTCGACCGGCTGGGTCTTTATGGCTTTCCGCTACCGCTCGATCTGGAGCCGGTGACGATCTTCCAGGCCTGGCATCCCCGACACGACACTGACCAGGTCCATCAATGGCTGCGACGCACGGTCCTACGTGTCATGAGCCCTCGCGCCCCGATCATAAAGCCAGAGACCGCTCAGGCTTTATGA
- a CDS encoding FadR/GntR family transcriptional regulator, translated as MTAPISLSRLPRPSLVDAALAAMRERITSGDWPVGQRIPKETELAEMLQIGRNTVREALRVLSHAGMIEVRQGDGTYVRALHEPATIMAQVSHTSLRDHFELRVMLETESARLAALRRTTRDIRRMGAALKARGERSSYSDLARFLDLDASFHLAVAEASHNDALIPLYRYFLDAAREAALSALVEHGVTEPKLELHERLFQAIEAGDALRAVRAARAILQPLIAAFTDGKSPGTAAARGVRKRAAQERHKA; from the coding sequence ATGACTGCTCCGATCTCCCTGTCACGCCTGCCGCGTCCCTCCCTGGTCGATGCGGCGCTTGCCGCCATGCGTGAGCGGATCACATCCGGTGACTGGCCCGTTGGCCAGCGCATTCCCAAGGAGACAGAACTGGCCGAAATGCTCCAGATCGGCCGCAACACCGTGCGCGAGGCCCTGCGCGTGTTGTCTCATGCCGGCATGATCGAGGTGCGTCAGGGCGACGGGACCTACGTGCGTGCCTTGCATGAACCCGCAACGATTATGGCGCAGGTCAGTCATACCAGCCTGCGCGATCATTTCGAGTTGCGTGTGATGCTGGAGACGGAATCCGCGCGTCTGGCAGCGCTCCGCCGGACAACGCGGGACATCCGCAGAATGGGGGCAGCCCTGAAGGCGCGTGGCGAACGGAGTTCCTACAGCGACCTTGCCCGCTTTCTGGACCTGGATGCTTCCTTCCATCTGGCCGTCGCGGAGGCCAGTCACAACGATGCGCTGATCCCTCTTTATCGCTATTTTCTGGATGCGGCGCGCGAAGCCGCTCTTTCTGCCCTCGTTGAGCATGGAGTCACCGAGCCGAAGCTGGAGCTTCACGAACGGCTGTTCCAGGCGATCGAAGCGGGGGATGCACTGCGGGCAGTGAGGGCGGCGCGGGCTATCCTTCAGCCATTGATCGCGGCCTTTACCGACGGCAAGTCTCCGGGCACGGCCGCGGCTCGCGGCGTTCGCAAGCGGGCGGCACAGGAGCGTCATAAAGCCTGA